The following coding sequences are from one Bifidobacterium sp. window:
- a CDS encoding VOC family protein, whose amino-acid sequence MSENLAWDHTMINVLDVDRQIRNFAELGIDFVRGGSHQVWGTENALGYFGLNYIELISVFDKHTAWSFPRKNASAVYDATHDYQEGIERINTIAIRTNDIEGTHLRLKKAGIPVGDVVDGKRIDEQGHEIRWSIFFVNDTINGLPYPFFLQWPGTDQQREEQLVKQGLIVEHPGGNLRVRRVIIEVPDVLAAAEVWSLITDQEVEHTAEDSAVIHLCDRELVFRTGPANHITALEFTGSSDELQGKSITIGQSSLKFL is encoded by the coding sequence ATGAGTGAGAATCTTGCTTGGGACCATACCATGATCAACGTGCTTGATGTTGATCGTCAGATCCGTAACTTTGCTGAACTAGGAATCGACTTCGTGCGCGGTGGTAGTCATCAAGTTTGGGGAACAGAAAATGCTCTCGGCTATTTCGGATTGAACTACATTGAGCTAATTTCTGTATTTGATAAACATACTGCTTGGTCATTTCCTCGTAAAAATGCTTCTGCAGTTTATGATGCAACTCATGATTATCAAGAAGGTATTGAACGCATCAACACCATCGCCATTCGAACGAATGATATTGAGGGCACACATCTGCGCCTCAAGAAAGCGGGTATTCCAGTCGGCGATGTCGTTGACGGTAAACGTATTGATGAGCAAGGTCATGAAATTCGTTGGTCTATTTTCTTTGTGAACGATACTATCAACGGGCTCCCGTATCCCTTCTTCTTGCAGTGGCCAGGTACCGATCAACAGCGTGAAGAGCAACTGGTGAAGCAAGGTCTTATCGTTGAGCATCCTGGTGGGAATCTTCGTGTGAGGCGAGTGATTATTGAAGTGCCAGATGTCTTAGCAGCCGCTGAGGTATGGTCGTTGATTACTGATCAAGAGGTGGAACACACTGCGGAAGATAGCGCGGTAATACATCTTTGTGACAGAGAGTTGGTATTCCGAACGGGACCTGCCAATCACATCACTGCTTTGGAATTCACAGGATCCAGTGATGAGCTGCAGGGCAAGTCTATAACTATCGGGCAGTCATCGCTGAAGTTCCTGTAA
- a CDS encoding sensor histidine kinase, protein MGETSIEQMRISTSNVHSRWNMYFAIATPLLIASIVLLSKLGWYQRFALVILLGLPTLVFLLFVDPYSSEHAATASKSGYRGWCFAALSVVCLVAAAAINPSVVFMQFIVVPQLFIAFTYWPSLGVVTLMNCGFIGVAWMQSAVLYSGDITDAVVESVASVFFSGMIGIANDHLVEVNTHNIQLIERLQSQQEVIGHLSHEEGIAAERQRMAGEMHDTIAQSLTSMLALSRAALDEMEDDQDHELAAKHLRMISTIAKESLDDTRALIANSTPVALQKSGLRDALNRTLANTQLSGGIAYTLHVDEHLPVLPLALQVAVLRVVQEAATNIQKHSRAHHVNVELKRVPGDQGGQERLCLCIEDDGIGFDASTISEEQASTTGHGYGFIDMRRRVEGLSGRFSYSSSIGEGTHLLAVFPLQPESSVMVNGVAAA, encoded by the coding sequence ATGGGAGAGACAAGCATTGAGCAAATGCGTATTTCCACCAGTAATGTGCATAGCAGGTGGAATATGTATTTTGCTATTGCTACACCTTTGCTCATCGCGTCTATCGTGTTGCTTTCCAAACTTGGTTGGTATCAGCGTTTCGCTCTAGTGATATTGCTCGGTTTGCCTACTCTAGTCTTCCTCCTGTTTGTCGATCCTTATTCAAGTGAGCATGCTGCAACTGCGAGCAAAAGTGGATACCGAGGATGGTGTTTCGCTGCGCTGTCGGTCGTCTGTCTGGTTGCAGCGGCGGCGATTAATCCGTCGGTAGTGTTCATGCAGTTCATCGTGGTGCCGCAACTGTTCATCGCTTTCACATATTGGCCGTCACTTGGAGTGGTCACCTTAATGAACTGTGGTTTCATCGGTGTGGCATGGATGCAGTCAGCTGTGCTCTATAGCGGCGATATCACGGACGCAGTTGTAGAATCCGTAGCTTCTGTGTTTTTCAGTGGGATGATTGGGATCGCAAATGATCACCTCGTCGAGGTCAATACACACAACATACAGCTCATTGAGCGTCTCCAGAGTCAGCAAGAGGTTATCGGGCATTTGAGTCATGAAGAAGGTATCGCAGCAGAGCGACAGCGTATGGCTGGAGAAATGCATGACACAATCGCTCAATCGTTGACTTCGATGCTGGCATTGTCTCGTGCTGCCTTAGATGAGATGGAGGATGATCAGGATCATGAGTTGGCAGCGAAACATTTACGCATGATTAGCACCATCGCCAAAGAGAGTCTTGACGATACTCGTGCATTAATCGCCAATAGCACACCTGTGGCCTTGCAAAAAAGTGGTTTGCGCGATGCTTTGAATCGAACGTTGGCTAATACTCAACTCAGTGGCGGCATTGCCTATACACTGCATGTGGATGAGCATCTGCCGGTGTTGCCGCTTGCGTTACAAGTAGCGGTGCTCCGCGTTGTGCAAGAAGCGGCGACTAACATTCAAAAACATTCGCGTGCCCATCATGTCAATGTTGAGCTCAAACGAGTGCCGGGTGATCAAGGTGGACAAGAGCGGCTGTGTTTGTGTATTGAGGATGATGGTATTGGTTTCGATGCCTCAACGATATCTGAAGAACAAGCGAGCACTACCGGACATGGATATGGTTTCATTGATATGCGCAGAAGAGTCGAAGGATTGTCAGGTAGATTTAGCTACAGTTCTTCAATAGGCGAAGGCACTCATCTTCTGGCAGTGTTTCCTCTACAGCCAGAATCGTCGGTAATGGTGAATGGAGTTGCTGCAGCATGA
- a CDS encoding pyrroline-5-carboxylate reductase family protein, whose product MAATLYFIGGGNMVTAIIEAIRKNSANYAVDALHVQEISQQRIEDLQQRFAVTAADPSSTPDADIVIIGIRPQDDLTTVLNSVAQRFDPARTTIVSIVAGYTIAQLEEHLGHDFGIARIIPNTLTTTDYGYSGVALNERATTEDVDAFLRNFGKPLYVEERLIDVITGFYPPNLVYHFIDAYVDAGVLAGLPRDIAKAIALDTVIGGTEFLKQKDVLPQVLLNINNSPGGVGITQAYTLNKAGFAAAVQSAVLAAVNRTTALGREAH is encoded by the coding sequence ATGGCGGCAACACTATATTTCATTGGCGGAGGCAACATGGTTACGGCCATTATTGAAGCCATCCGCAAGAACTCCGCAAATTATGCGGTTGACGCACTCCATGTACAAGAAATCTCTCAGCAACGAATCGAGGATTTGCAACAACGCTTTGCTGTGACAGCTGCTGATCCATCGAGCACACCAGATGCGGATATTGTCATTATTGGCATCCGGCCACAAGATGATCTCACTACCGTCCTTAACTCTGTAGCACAGCGTTTTGACCCCGCGCGCACTACGATAGTTTCCATTGTTGCGGGATACACCATTGCTCAACTCGAAGAACATCTTGGGCACGATTTCGGCATTGCACGTATTATTCCCAATACCCTGACCACCACAGATTATGGTTATAGTGGTGTCGCACTCAATGAACGTGCCACAACAGAAGATGTTGATGCTTTTCTTCGCAACTTTGGCAAACCTCTATATGTTGAAGAGCGTCTTATCGACGTTATTACCGGCTTCTATCCACCGAATCTCGTCTATCACTTTATTGACGCTTATGTGGATGCTGGTGTTCTAGCCGGTTTGCCGAGAGACATCGCAAAAGCAATCGCACTAGACACAGTTATCGGTGGCACTGAATTCCTTAAACAAAAGGACGTCCTTCCCCAGGTACTGCTTAATATCAATAATTCACCTGGAGGCGTGGGAATAACCCAAGCGTATACGCTTAACAAAGCAGGCTTTGCTGCAGCAGTACAAAGCGCCGTTCTCGCTGCCGTCAATCGCACTACTGCATTGGGACGTGAAGCCCACTAG
- a CDS encoding ABC transporter substrate-binding protein: protein MNNPRFQHWKKPLQTAAALVIAAGTIVSVSACGLGGDSSSSSSSSVSGDTVNIGVIYPKTGQYAEYGKLFEQGFNLAIEKVNADGGVQGKKLGLKYFDTQSDAKQDAAVAPKLVADKSIIAVVGDYASPASAAASPIFQQAGLVHYGFNNSAPTFTDTGDHVWTPQIGQDKYQKANADIVAKKAKKISVVYIENDWGKQAYEYFKEEAQKNGTEIVYESSYLADSTDLSPILIPARDAKPDAVVDIGYGPDGALVLNTLRDKLGFTGQYFGGQETKEFLDLAGDNANGTIITGSFSATGTKDSKAKQFVKDFNAKYGNNPGNFEVTAYQAIIDLAYAANKIEPTRAGIQKALKTVTDFPLYQGNGGTFKFNQSNRRADNIDPILLVVKDGKFEQYED from the coding sequence ATGAATAACCCTAGATTTCAACATTGGAAAAAACCGTTACAAACAGCTGCTGCACTGGTAATTGCAGCTGGGACGATAGTCAGTGTCTCTGCCTGCGGATTAGGTGGAGACTCGTCCTCGTCATCATCCTCAAGTGTTAGCGGCGACACTGTCAATATTGGAGTTATATATCCCAAAACAGGACAGTATGCAGAATATGGCAAATTGTTTGAGCAAGGTTTTAACCTCGCCATCGAAAAAGTTAATGCAGACGGTGGAGTACAAGGTAAAAAGCTTGGTCTCAAGTATTTTGATACCCAGTCTGATGCAAAGCAGGATGCAGCTGTTGCGCCAAAGCTTGTAGCTGACAAATCAATAATTGCTGTGGTCGGCGATTACGCTTCGCCTGCTTCAGCTGCGGCTTCACCAATCTTCCAACAAGCTGGCCTAGTTCACTATGGATTCAATAATTCTGCTCCAACCTTTACCGATACTGGTGACCATGTGTGGACTCCGCAAATTGGTCAAGATAAGTATCAAAAGGCCAACGCAGATATCGTAGCGAAAAAAGCCAAGAAGATTTCGGTGGTGTACATCGAAAATGATTGGGGTAAACAAGCATATGAGTATTTCAAAGAGGAGGCTCAGAAGAACGGGACTGAAATCGTCTACGAATCCTCTTACCTCGCTGATTCAACAGATTTATCTCCAATTCTGATACCCGCTCGCGATGCTAAACCAGACGCTGTGGTAGATATCGGTTACGGGCCTGATGGAGCATTAGTGCTCAACACCTTACGCGATAAGTTAGGCTTCACGGGCCAGTATTTCGGTGGTCAAGAGACGAAAGAGTTCCTTGATCTTGCAGGAGACAATGCCAATGGCACCATTATTACCGGTAGTTTCTCTGCAACCGGCACTAAGGATTCTAAAGCTAAGCAGTTCGTTAAAGATTTCAATGCTAAATATGGCAATAACCCGGGTAATTTCGAAGTTACTGCATACCAGGCAATTATTGATCTTGCGTATGCGGCGAACAAAATAGAACCAACTCGTGCAGGGATTCAGAAGGCTTTGAAGACAGTAACGGATTTCCCTCTCTACCAAGGTAACGGTGGAACGTTTAAGTTCAATCAAAGCAATCGCCGCGCAGATAATATTGATCCAATTCTTTTGGTAGTCAAAGACGGAAAATTTGAACAATACGAAGACTAA
- a CDS encoding uroporphyrinogen decarboxylase family protein — protein sequence MTTDRRQIFHDIARRDSNVTTPYLVGGWQHLVGHEYGAQEFAQAYIDFVKHWDWEWVKINPRAVYYAEAWGAVFDPEDYQGFVLPRKVSSPIAVPSDIKTIQELDPLTNPSFKEALEAATLIRRGLEDRAVLQTVFSPLSVLLQIADLPLYPADTYAHSATTVQELILNQPQAAKQALQHIADTLASYVEALVKPESEGGAGLDGIFFAITGTVSEDYFDQNQYREFSEPYDQIVIDALRKASPDAVVLFHTCQAHSHASWFDNKSIELLQWDPFLDDNLAVDQLQESVPVVGASAQDFAVDAGSEGVTTELDNTIKALVGTPFLLAPSCTVPTPASDASLQVLSDSRVLVSATA from the coding sequence ATGACTACAGATCGCCGTCAGATATTCCATGACATAGCCCGTCGTGACAGCAATGTGACGACACCATATCTAGTCGGTGGTTGGCAGCATCTCGTCGGTCACGAGTACGGTGCGCAGGAGTTTGCACAGGCATACATTGATTTCGTTAAGCATTGGGATTGGGAATGGGTGAAAATCAATCCTCGAGCTGTCTACTATGCGGAAGCTTGGGGTGCAGTCTTTGATCCCGAGGATTATCAAGGTTTTGTACTGCCTCGCAAAGTCAGCTCGCCGATTGCTGTGCCATCCGACATTAAAACTATCCAAGAACTTGATCCGCTGACCAACCCTTCTTTTAAGGAAGCTTTGGAAGCCGCGACCTTAATTCGGCGTGGACTTGAAGATCGAGCAGTGCTGCAGACGGTGTTTTCACCACTATCAGTGTTATTACAGATAGCCGATTTACCGCTATATCCTGCGGATACCTATGCTCATTCGGCTACTACTGTGCAAGAGTTAATACTCAATCAGCCGCAAGCAGCAAAGCAAGCATTGCAACATATCGCTGACACTTTGGCATCATATGTTGAAGCTTTGGTTAAGCCAGAATCAGAAGGTGGCGCTGGTCTGGACGGAATTTTCTTTGCTATTACTGGCACAGTAAGCGAAGATTATTTCGATCAAAATCAGTATCGTGAATTCTCTGAGCCGTATGACCAGATTGTTATTGATGCTCTGCGCAAGGCTTCACCTGATGCAGTAGTACTGTTCCACACATGTCAGGCACACTCACATGCATCTTGGTTCGATAACAAGAGTATTGAATTGCTGCAGTGGGATCCATTCCTTGACGATAACCTCGCTGTGGATCAGCTTCAAGAAAGTGTTCCGGTGGTTGGCGCAAGCGCACAAGATTTCGCGGTTGATGCAGGCTCAGAGGGTGTAACTACAGAACTGGATAACACGATTAAGGCACTTGTCGGAACGCCGTTCCTGCTTGCTCCAAGTTGCACTGTGCCAACGCCTGCAAGCGATGCTTCGCTACAGGTGCTCAGTGACTCGCGTGTGCTGGTATCGGCAACAGCGTAA
- a CDS encoding O-acetylhomoserine aminocarboxypropyltransferase/cysteine synthase family protein: MSDHNSFDTVRIHGGYQPEEHQYASNVPIYLSAAFNMGSAQRGRAIAEGRESGYTYSRVANPTVAILERRIAQLEGAVAAVAVASGMAAISNAILTVAEGGGRIVAHHDIYGASLDEFISLAPKLGIEFDFVDDINDPQELRNAIGPDTKAVFVESVTNPLTKVTNVDQVAAIAHEAGVPLIVDNTFPTPYLFRPIEHGADIVVYSSTKAINGHGNVISGLVVDAGRFDWSSKRFPQFSEPEFTLYTEESGHARSFVEAYGNEAFHQRLRCKFLRLLGAVLGPQQAYLELLGLETISERLSKEVSSAQRIAEFLASHQYVDKVNYSGLPNSPQAELVKNLYPRGIGSILSFELSGSEDRVNRFIDATQVFSYIPNVGDVRSLIVNPARTTHREIPFEFWEKNGLSVNLIRLSIGLEDPDDLIADLEQAFNKAYQD; the protein is encoded by the coding sequence GTGAGTGATCACAACAGCTTTGATACAGTACGCATTCATGGCGGATATCAACCTGAAGAGCACCAATACGCTTCAAATGTGCCCATCTACTTGAGCGCCGCGTTCAACATGGGTAGCGCACAGCGCGGAAGAGCAATAGCTGAAGGGCGCGAGTCTGGTTACACATATTCACGGGTGGCAAACCCCACAGTTGCTATTTTGGAACGTAGAATCGCACAATTGGAAGGCGCTGTTGCCGCAGTCGCCGTCGCCTCCGGTATGGCAGCTATCTCAAATGCAATTCTGACAGTTGCAGAAGGCGGCGGCAGAATTGTTGCCCATCACGATATTTATGGCGCAAGTTTGGACGAGTTCATTTCCCTTGCACCCAAACTTGGTATTGAATTCGACTTCGTTGATGATATCAACGACCCTCAAGAGCTACGCAATGCTATAGGTCCAGATACCAAAGCGGTATTTGTTGAGAGTGTGACCAACCCGTTGACGAAGGTCACCAACGTCGATCAGGTCGCTGCAATTGCACACGAAGCAGGTGTTCCGCTCATCGTGGATAATACCTTCCCAACTCCATACTTATTCCGCCCCATTGAACACGGTGCCGATATAGTGGTGTATTCCTCCACGAAAGCTATTAATGGACACGGTAATGTCATCAGCGGTCTGGTTGTCGACGCTGGTCGCTTTGACTGGTCAAGTAAGCGTTTCCCGCAATTTTCAGAACCGGAATTTACCTTATACACCGAGGAGTCTGGTCATGCCCGCAGTTTTGTTGAGGCATATGGTAACGAAGCTTTCCATCAACGTCTGCGATGTAAATTTCTACGACTGCTTGGAGCCGTTCTTGGCCCACAACAGGCTTATCTTGAACTACTCGGCTTAGAAACTATTAGTGAAAGACTCAGCAAAGAAGTTTCTTCTGCTCAACGCATTGCCGAATTCCTCGCATCTCATCAATATGTTGATAAGGTCAATTATTCGGGTCTACCCAATAGTCCTCAGGCCGAGCTGGTCAAGAACTTGTACCCCAGAGGAATAGGGTCAATATTGTCTTTTGAATTATCCGGCTCAGAAGATCGAGTAAACCGATTCATTGATGCAACACAAGTTTTCAGTTACATCCCTAATGTTGGCGATGTGCGCTCGTTGATTGTCAACCCTGCACGCACTACTCACCGAGAGATTCCCTTTGAATTCTGGGAGAAAAACGGATTAAGCGTCAATCTGATTCGCCTGTCTATTGGATTGGAAGATCCGGATGACTTGATTGCAGATCTTGAACAAGCCTTCAATAAGGCGTATCAAGACTAA
- a CDS encoding response regulator: MIRIVIVDDHPMVREGIRSMLERHADMDIVAEASGGQQALDCVKQNAPDLLLLDLRMPDMNGPEVTRKALRIQPNLKIVILTTYDTDGDILTAIEAGAHGYLLKDVEPQYLAESIRNTVAGRTVMAPRAAQAMADHLHPQSKPQLSEQEHLVLELAAAGNTNRQIASHLYLSEATVKTYFSRIFSKLGVNDRTSAVAMMLADNPSDLADIQERHAKHAQ, from the coding sequence ATGATTCGTATTGTCATTGTGGATGATCATCCTATGGTTCGTGAGGGTATTCGCAGTATGCTCGAGCGACATGCTGATATGGATATTGTGGCAGAGGCATCAGGAGGGCAGCAGGCCTTGGACTGCGTGAAACAGAACGCACCAGATTTACTGTTGCTTGATTTGAGAATGCCTGATATGAACGGGCCCGAAGTGACGCGTAAGGCTTTGCGTATACAGCCAAATCTCAAGATTGTAATCCTCACAACTTATGACACTGACGGTGATATCCTCACCGCTATTGAAGCTGGCGCGCATGGTTACTTGTTAAAGGATGTTGAGCCACAATATTTGGCGGAATCAATACGCAATACTGTTGCAGGACGGACGGTGATGGCTCCTCGTGCTGCTCAGGCTATGGCAGATCACCTTCATCCTCAAAGCAAACCGCAACTTTCTGAACAGGAGCATCTTGTGCTTGAGTTGGCTGCCGCTGGTAACACCAACAGACAGATAGCTTCGCATTTGTATCTGAGTGAGGCAACAGTGAAAACTTATTTTAGTCGGATCTTTTCAAAACTGGGTGTCAATGACCGTACATCTGCGGTGGCTATGATGCTTGCGGACAACCCTTCTGATTTGGCCGATATACAGGAACGTCACGCAAAGCATGCTCAATAA
- the proC gene encoding pyrroline-5-carboxylate reductase, protein MADSLSIRFGVIGFGNMGKAIVSGAMDAQIIGVHNVAIYDIAAAARESAVAQGLSVLSSDAEVCEHSDIILLAVKPQQLNEALEQCGTALEDKAVMSIVAGVDSQHIRQLTQGNIRLLRLLPNTPALVQEGAFVLSSDNDFTPTEYRWAESLYDSLGLVEHLPEAQLDAVCGLSGGAPAYAAMFIEALADGGVQQGLPRDVSLRLAAQSCLGTAKLLLNTQMHPASLKDMVSSPAGTTIEACAVLEQGAFRGTVISAVNAASERSAEIGGGHT, encoded by the coding sequence TTGGCTGATTCACTCTCAATACGATTTGGCGTCATCGGCTTTGGCAACATGGGGAAGGCCATAGTCTCTGGAGCTATGGATGCTCAAATAATCGGCGTGCATAACGTAGCTATATACGATATTGCTGCTGCAGCTCGTGAAAGTGCTGTTGCTCAGGGTCTCTCTGTGCTGTCTTCAGATGCCGAGGTATGTGAGCACAGTGACATTATATTGCTAGCAGTAAAACCCCAACAGCTTAACGAAGCATTGGAGCAATGTGGCACGGCTCTAGAAGACAAAGCGGTTATGTCTATTGTTGCTGGTGTTGATTCTCAGCATATTCGTCAGTTGACGCAAGGGAATATACGACTACTCCGCTTGCTGCCAAACACACCTGCTTTGGTTCAAGAGGGAGCCTTTGTGCTGAGCTCCGATAACGATTTCACCCCAACAGAGTATCGGTGGGCTGAATCTTTGTATGACTCTTTGGGACTTGTTGAACATCTTCCCGAAGCTCAACTTGATGCAGTATGTGGATTATCCGGAGGAGCTCCTGCGTATGCGGCGATGTTTATAGAAGCTCTCGCAGATGGTGGTGTACAGCAGGGACTCCCGAGAGATGTGTCGCTACGCCTTGCTGCACAGAGCTGCCTTGGTACAGCTAAGTTGTTGTTGAACACTCAGATGCACCCGGCATCCTTAAAAGATATGGTCTCATCGCCTGCTGGAACAACGATTGAGGCCTGTGCAGTATTAGAACAAGGAGCGTTTCGAGGTACGGTGATTTCAGCTGTAAACGCTGCGAGTGAACGTTCTGCTGAAATTGGCGGCGGCCATACATAG
- a CDS encoding M20 metallopeptidase family protein, whose translation MSTVSSAPTDIETETLEAAVKARHWLHRHPEMALREFDTTHFIKDQLASYAIVVNDVKEHSNDESSHNATLTTGLTADIHGTKGDGPTLALRADIDGLPVVEDSNHAFASLNPGMMHACGHDLHMASLLGAARELQLHRNHFRGTVRLLFQPAEEAELGAQKVLSAGWLNGVDVIVGYHNHPGLPVGTLGISAKPIMGGNYRFDVSIHGRGAHGSRPEDSADPIAAFTAMSSEIQTIISRNMPPLDPAVVSITQVRAGQAWNIIPSDLEFHGTARAFNRHTAELIQERLTRIVHGVSEAQGVTSHLDWSVRAVPIENDPNIAATLARSAEQYALHVIEPVPSLGSDDFADFQHSGIPGVFSFIGSNGSAEAAGWHTPDFEAKDAALPYAIDYYTHAVYDLLD comes from the coding sequence ATGAGCACTGTTAGCTCAGCGCCAACAGATATCGAAACGGAGACACTAGAAGCCGCTGTGAAGGCCAGGCATTGGCTTCATCGGCATCCAGAAATGGCACTCCGAGAATTTGATACCACACACTTCATTAAGGATCAGTTGGCCTCATACGCAATAGTGGTTAACGACGTCAAAGAGCACAGCAATGATGAAAGTTCTCATAACGCTACTCTGACAACTGGGCTAACAGCTGATATTCATGGCACGAAAGGCGATGGCCCAACCCTCGCTCTTCGAGCCGACATCGACGGTTTGCCTGTAGTTGAGGACTCGAACCATGCCTTCGCCTCACTCAACCCTGGAATGATGCATGCCTGCGGTCATGATCTGCATATGGCATCGTTGTTGGGCGCTGCCAGAGAATTGCAACTGCATCGTAATCATTTTCGTGGAACTGTCCGTTTACTGTTTCAACCTGCTGAAGAGGCTGAACTCGGTGCACAGAAAGTGTTATCTGCTGGCTGGCTCAATGGGGTCGATGTGATTGTTGGGTATCATAATCATCCTGGACTTCCTGTAGGAACCCTTGGAATTAGCGCAAAGCCAATTATGGGCGGTAATTATCGTTTTGATGTCAGCATTCATGGACGAGGAGCGCATGGCAGCCGTCCTGAGGACTCGGCCGATCCGATTGCTGCTTTCACAGCCATGTCATCTGAGATTCAAACAATTATCAGTCGAAATATGCCGCCACTGGATCCAGCGGTAGTCAGCATTACTCAGGTTCGCGCCGGACAAGCATGGAATATCATTCCATCAGATCTGGAGTTTCACGGCACTGCTCGTGCGTTCAATCGCCACACGGCCGAGTTAATTCAAGAAAGACTTACAAGAATCGTGCATGGTGTCAGCGAAGCACAAGGAGTCACTTCACACCTCGATTGGAGTGTACGCGCTGTGCCCATAGAAAACGATCCTAACATTGCAGCGACACTTGCGCGAAGCGCTGAGCAATATGCACTGCACGTGATTGAACCGGTACCTAGTCTCGGTTCTGATGATTTTGCGGATTTCCAGCACTCAGGCATTCCTGGCGTATTCAGTTTCATTGGGTCCAACGGCAGTGCCGAGGCAGCTGGCTGGCATACCCCAGACTTCGAAGCCAAAGATGCCGCGCTCCCCTACGCAATCGACTATTACACCCACGCTGTATATGACTTATTAGATTAG